In Flavobacterium sp. WV_118_3, one DNA window encodes the following:
- a CDS encoding serine hydrolase domain-containing protein has translation MKKTILLLATSMLFVVSCSVPKQNTTTVIRKSATDSLTNRLQQLYNKGYFNGFGVAIVDDQGVRYKNGFGYADQAAHKAYTVQTIQSIASISKTLVGIALLKAQELGKLRLDDPVNSYLPFEVINPNFPETTITIRHLATHTSTILDNENYLNKNYYLKPNQDLNGLPLVFDDTQILNPADSVVSLAVFTKEMLAANGKWHNADTFLNKAPGVHYEYSNTGTTLAAYIIERATGEPFDVFTQKHILNPLQLKDSGWKFDAIDLSRLSRYYQDPETLLPYYTMSSYPDGGFMTTINDLSKYLQELIRGYNGKGTILSKESYREFFKPQLSAGHFTERNTQNPYSESYNTGIFIGFGYTGYIGHTGGDPGVMAMLFFDPKTSTGRIMMFNTNFSTPEGNQVFYQIWDALGR, from the coding sequence TTGAAAAAAACAATCCTTCTTTTGGCAACAAGTATGCTGTTTGTGGTTTCCTGTTCCGTACCGAAACAAAATACAACAACCGTTATCCGTAAATCTGCAACTGATTCCCTTACCAATCGGTTACAGCAGCTTTACAACAAAGGTTATTTTAACGGATTTGGTGTTGCCATTGTAGATGATCAAGGGGTGCGTTATAAAAACGGATTCGGCTATGCCGACCAGGCGGCTCACAAAGCCTATACCGTACAGACCATCCAAAGCATTGCCTCCATCTCGAAAACATTGGTTGGTATTGCCCTGCTAAAAGCACAGGAACTCGGAAAACTCCGATTGGACGATCCTGTTAATTCGTATCTTCCATTTGAAGTGATCAACCCAAACTTCCCGGAAACTACCATTACGATCCGGCATTTGGCTACGCATACTTCGACGATACTGGACAACGAAAATTATTTAAACAAGAACTATTATCTAAAACCCAATCAGGATCTAAACGGTTTGCCTTTAGTATTCGATGACACTCAAATATTAAATCCAGCGGATTCGGTTGTAAGCTTGGCTGTTTTCACAAAAGAAATGCTAGCTGCAAATGGAAAATGGCACAACGCGGATACTTTTTTAAACAAAGCGCCGGGCGTGCACTATGAATACTCCAATACCGGAACGACATTGGCCGCTTATATTATCGAACGCGCCACCGGGGAGCCTTTTGATGTTTTTACGCAAAAACACATCCTTAATCCGCTACAATTAAAAGATTCCGGTTGGAAATTCGACGCTATAGATTTGTCCCGTTTGTCCCGCTATTATCAGGATCCGGAAACACTACTTCCCTATTACACTATGAGTTCGTATCCGGATGGTGGTTTTATGACTACAATCAACGATCTGAGCAAGTACCTACAGGAACTGATCCGCGGTTATAACGGTAAAGGTACAATACTATCCAAAGAAAGTTATCGTGAGTTTTTTAAACCACAATTATCCGCCGGACACTTTACCGAACGAAACACTCAGAATCCGTATAGCGAATCGTATAATACCGGGATTTTTATAGGTTTTGGTTATACCGGTTATATTGGTCATACCGGTGGCGATCCCGGTGTTATGGCCATGCTTTTTTTTGATCCGAAAACCAGTACCGGACGTATCATGATGTTTAATACCAACTTTTCAACTCCGGAAGGTAATCAGGTATTTTATCAGATATGGGATGCTTTGGGACGCTAA
- a CDS encoding LytTR family DNA-binding domain-containing protein: MMQKPITCIIVDDEPPAIRLLQKYVEQLPGLECIGTATRAVEALHLIEQQLPDIVFLDIQMPDLTGLQLSALIKGKVKVVFTTAYPQFAVEGFEQDAVDYLLKPVAFNRFIGAVEKVRKISDSSKPKPVAEVQEDYFFIKTDGKNRYKRVLINAIYYIESIKNYVVIHTGEEQVITYNTLKHFEEHLPEDRFVKIHKSYMVALGKIEKTDTNEVWVLNKSLPLGDTYKSDFFKRVQQFLL, encoded by the coding sequence ATGATGCAAAAACCTATAACCTGTATAATTGTAGATGACGAACCACCGGCAATACGACTGCTGCAAAAGTATGTGGAACAATTACCCGGATTGGAATGCATCGGAACCGCAACCCGTGCCGTGGAAGCCTTGCATCTAATCGAACAACAGTTACCCGATATTGTTTTTCTGGATATTCAGATGCCGGATCTTACGGGTTTACAACTCTCAGCCCTTATAAAAGGAAAGGTTAAGGTGGTGTTTACAACCGCTTATCCGCAATTTGCCGTGGAAGGTTTCGAGCAAGATGCTGTCGATTATCTGCTAAAACCGGTGGCATTTAACCGGTTTATTGGCGCTGTCGAAAAAGTGCGGAAAATTTCAGATTCATCAAAACCAAAACCCGTTGCCGAAGTACAGGAGGATTACTTTTTTATCAAAACGGATGGCAAAAACCGGTATAAAAGGGTTCTTATAAATGCGATTTATTATATCGAGAGTATTAAGAATTACGTGGTAATTCATACCGGTGAGGAGCAGGTGATTACCTATAATACCTTAAAACATTTTGAAGAGCATTTGCCGGAAGACCGGTTTGTGAAAATACATAAATCCTATATGGTGGCACTTGGGAAAATAGAAAAAACCGATACCAATGAAGTTTGGGTTTTGAATAAAAGCTTACCACTGGGAGATACTTATAAATCAGATTTTTTTAAAAGAGTACAGCAGTTTCTACTTTGA
- a CDS encoding sensor histidine kinase, whose protein sequence is MAYKKFGCVKRGVRIGFSWFCRIRFSDYPEKTYFSGMSKKREIQYHIVFWVVVMLLDHLLEDIMKDRNNAFFWKALQGTGFTLLQMVLFYLNYLWVCPKTIPYKKWKLFALCQLGLFFLFPTLRFIIEEVIIYRITGNHNYVMEALTVAYYVYDNSYYVIRTLLLSIVGYFLKYLWTTNEKMNRLQLEKKQAELQVLKNQLSPHFLFNTLNSFYSDLYDTQPKVADDIMKLSEMLRYVTYENENDRVLLRDEVEFLQHYIALFQRRFDGTIPVEYHYPHELKEYRIPSLLLIHFVENAFKHGILDDPNHPVVFDFTIQNDRLVFRASNSYRKSQHYDVSGVGQKNIVQRLAILFPDNHSLLVDQTENTYTVVLNIPLL, encoded by the coding sequence ATGGCATATAAAAAATTTGGTTGTGTAAAACGGGGAGTTCGTATCGGATTTTCCTGGTTTTGTCGGATACGGTTTTCGGACTATCCGGAAAAAACATACTTTAGTGGTATGTCTAAAAAAAGAGAAATACAGTATCATATTGTCTTTTGGGTCGTGGTGATGCTTCTGGATCATTTGCTGGAAGATATCATGAAGGATCGCAATAACGCTTTTTTCTGGAAGGCACTTCAGGGAACCGGATTTACGTTATTGCAAATGGTGTTGTTTTATCTGAATTATCTGTGGGTGTGTCCGAAGACAATTCCGTACAAAAAATGGAAACTTTTTGCCCTATGTCAGTTGGGGTTGTTTTTTCTGTTTCCGACGCTACGTTTTATAATCGAAGAAGTGATCATTTACCGGATTACCGGAAATCATAATTATGTGATGGAAGCACTTACGGTGGCTTATTATGTATATGATAATTCATATTATGTGATACGTACCTTGTTACTTAGTATTGTTGGTTATTTCCTGAAATACCTTTGGACAACCAATGAGAAGATGAACCGCCTGCAGTTGGAAAAAAAGCAGGCCGAGTTACAAGTGCTTAAAAATCAGTTGAGCCCGCATTTTTTATTTAATACGCTCAATAGCTTTTACTCGGATTTGTATGATACGCAGCCTAAAGTGGCCGATGATATTATGAAATTGTCTGAGATGTTGCGCTATGTGACGTATGAAAATGAAAACGACAGGGTATTGCTTCGCGATGAGGTGGAGTTTTTGCAGCATTATATTGCGCTTTTCCAACGGCGTTTTGACGGAACAATTCCAGTGGAATATCACTATCCACATGAGCTAAAAGAATATCGAATTCCGTCATTGCTACTGATTCATTTTGTGGAAAATGCCTTTAAACACGGAATTTTGGACGATCCAAACCATCCGGTGGTGTTTGATTTTACAATACAAAACGACCGATTGGTTTTCCGTGCGTCTAATAGCTATCGAAAGAGTCAGCATTATGATGTTAGTGGTGTCGGACAGAAAAATATCGTACAACGACTTGCAATTTTGTTTCCGGATAATCATAGTTTACTCGTGGATCAAACAGAAAATACCTATACCGTCGTTTTAAATATCCCATTGTTATGA